The DNA region AAAATCAATTGCCGGTTTGAAGAGCAACAGACAGACAATTATCATTCTGAGTTTTTGGAGCTGAAGAAAATCATAGATAGCCAATTTCCAGAAATCGAAATAGGCGCAGAATTGTCTTTAGATGATCCATTCTTTGAATATGATGAGTTGAGCTCATTCCGATTTTTCTTTAAAGAAATTGCTCCTTTTTGTAAATTTGTTTCGTTTTCGGCGGAACCGAATTATGTGTTTAGGAATTTAGACAGCACGTTTCCCGATTTGAAGAATTATCATCAATATGTGCTGAATAAAACATTCTATATCAAGCATCTCATGAAAGAGTTTGACGTGAAATTACCCTTGTATTTAACGGAGTGGAATACATTGACAGGAATGACGCGTATCAGTAACGGTACATTTTTTAGAGGAGCGATCGTTCTAAAAGATTTGTTGATGTTGACGCCATTACTACAGGGCTATGGTTTTTGGCTGAATATCGATTTATATGAGGTCAACACTCAAAATCGTCCGCTGAAAAATGATGGCTTGGAACTTTTTCATTATCATAGCGGCAAACGTCCAGTGTATTTTTGCTTATGGCTAGCACGTCGACTGGGTGGAACTGTTGTAACGGCAGGAGAAGAGTATATAATGACACATAACAATGGGAAATATCAGCTATTACTGTTCAATACTAATTATTTTGACCCGCACCTTTCTACGGAGGAAGCTTTTTTAAAAAGCCATTCGGTAAATATCGAACTGGATCTATCGAAAATCAAGCCTGCACAATATCAGGTCAAGCAAATTGAGTTTAATCGCTACAATGGCGCATTATTTTATACTTATGAAGAATTTAAAAATGCGGCGTCACTTGATCTGGAAGCACAGGAATATATTATGAATAAAAGTCGGCCTAAGATGAGAGTATTTGATGTACACATTCAAGAAACCTTTCATTACTTTGTAACATTAGATACGAACGGCATCGTTTTGCTGGAAATGACTCCGATTTATTATTGAAGCGTGTATTCTTGACGAATCTCTTTTTACTAGCTAGTATTTAGAAAAGAGTATAGAGAGGATGATAGAGGATGAGTATTTATGACTATCAAGTAAAGACGACTGACAACGATACAGTTTCGCTAGAGAAATACAAAGGGAAAGTCCTGTTGATCGTCAATACGGCGACCGGCTGCGGTTTTACTCCACAATATGAGGGATTAGAAAAATTATATAAAGAGTATAAAGAGCAAGGATTTGAAATTCTGGATTTTCCTTGTAATCAGTTTGGGCATCAAGCGCCAGGAACGAATCAGGAAATCAGCGATTTTTGTCAATTGACGTATCAAACGACCTTTGAAACATTTGGAAAAATCGATGTGAATGGCGAAAATGCTGACCCATTATATGCTTTTTTAAAAGGCGAAAAAGGCGGACTTTTAGGTGGAGCGATCAAATGGAACTTCACGAAGTTTTTAGTTGATCGTGAAGGCAAGGTCGTGAAGCGCTTTGCACCAACAGTAGAACCAGAGAAAATCGCTGGGGATATTGAGAAATTAATGTAAAATATAACATTCTTCTTGATGTTTAAATGCTGATCATGGTATACTACCTTTGAAAGCCAAAAACATCAAGTACACAAACCCCCTAGAGCTTGGGACTCTAGGGGGTCTTTTTTTGTCGCCTATTTTCACTTCTTCTTTCTGTTATTTAACCAATACTCGAATAGAGCAAGCAAAATTCCGACAAGAAGTGGACAAAGAAATGCCAATAACATCAAGCACACCTCCTTTCAGTCGCAAAACTGTAAGAAAAGGCGACAAAATAAAATACGCATAAATACGGATAAATAGGTTCTTCTTCACGTATAAAGATTCTATAAAGAAAATCCCTCCACTTTAACACTATCTTTATATAAAAACTGATATCATTTTTTTATCAAATGAAGGAGAGGAATTTTGATGACGATTATTTCGGGTATTATCGCAGCGTTATTGCTTATTTATTTATTTTACCAACTACTTTGGGGGGATCAACAGTGAGTACTATTTTGATACAGCAGTTCTTCTTTTTTATTGTGCTGATAGGGTTAGCGATTCCATTAGGTGTTTATATGAATAAGGTCATGACTGGACAGAAAACATTTATGACAAGGATACTTGCGCCAGTTGAGACAAAAATATATCAGTTTTTAGGCAGTCCGGCACAAAAAGCGATGACCGCAAAACAATACGGTGCAAGTGTAGTGTTTTTCAGTTTGTTCTCGTTTTTACTGCTGATGGGTATGCTTGTGACACAGGGGTTTTTACCGCTAAATCCAGAGAAGATGCCAGGAATGAACGTGTCCCTTGCTTTTAATACAGCGGCAAGCTTTGTAACAAATACGAACTGGCAGGCGTATGCAGGAGAAGAATCATTATCGATTTTTAGTCAGGCATTTGGCTTAACCGTTCAGAATTTTGTTTCTGCTGGTGTAGGAATTGCCGTTTTATTTGTTTTACTTCGTGGTTTTGTGAATCGGACAACGAAGCAGATTGGAAACTTCTGGCAAGATTTAACGAGAATCATTTTATATGTATTATTACCACTCTCTTTTATCGTATCGCTCCTTTTGATCTCTCAAGGTGCTGTTCAAACCTTTGCTGGATCGGTTGAAACAACGAGTTTAGAGCTTGGAGAAAAAATCTTTTTACCGTTGGGAACTGTAGCCAGTCAAGTTGCGATCAAACAATTAGGAACAAATGGTGGTGGCTACTATGGTGGAAACTCTGCTTATCCTTTTGAAAACCCTAATTTGATCAGTAATTTTATTGAAAATATTTCTATTTTACTGATACCAGCAGCTTTGATCGTTGCTTTTGGATTATTCGTCAAGGATTGGAAACAAGGCAGAACGATCATGATCGTGTCTCTTGGTTTTTTGATCGCTGCTTTGATCGGTGTGACCTTGAGTGAATATTACGGACCACAGTTTCAGCAAGTGATCGGTCAAATGAACCTTGAAGGAAAAGAAACACGCTTTGGTATTGGCTGGTCAAGTTTATGGGCTGTTAGTACGACTGCTGCGTCAAATGGTTCGGTCAATGCGATGCTAGACAGTTTCACACCGCTGGGCGGTTTGCTGCCGATGTTTTTGATGCAGCTTGGTGAAATCATCTTTGGCGGAGCTGGCAGTGGACTTTATGGCATGATCGTCTTTATTTTACTAGCCATTTTTATTGCAGGTTTATTGGTTGGACGAACGCCCGAATATTTAGGGAAAAAAATCGAGCCTTTTGATATGAAAATGGTTTGCTTAGTGATTTTGACTCCGCTGTTACTGACCTTGATCGGAACAATGTTGTTTATTTTGAATCCTCAGGCAATGAGCTGGTTAGGTAATCAGGGCCCTCACGGATTTTCAGAGATCCTCTATGCCTTTTCTTCATTAGCAAATAATAACGGAAGTGCATTTGCCGGATTGACTGTAGATACGCCATTTATGAATTTACTAGGTGGTGTGATCATGATCTTATCTCGTTTTATTCCTATGTTGGCAGTGATTTATTTGGCCTCTAATTTAGGGAAAAAGAAAATCGTTGCCACAGGATCAGGCTCATTATCAACAACGAATGCGACCTTTGTGACGATGCTGATCATCGTGATTTTAGTCGTAGGAGCACTAAGCTTTTTACCAGCAATGGCATTAGGCCCGATCGCTGAACATTTCATAACTAAATAAAGCAAAGAAGGGGAAAAAATTGAAAAAAACACAAAGTAAACGCACCGTTTATTTAGACGCTTTACGATCTTCCTTTAAAAAATTAGCTCCCGCTGTTCAAATAAAAAATCCTGTCATGTTGGTTGTTTACCTCGGCGCAATGCTAACGACCGTTCTTTATATTTTGACCTTTACAGGATACACAGATACAGAACCATTCTTTATTTTGGCAATCGCATTGATTTTATGGTTGACGATTTTATTTGCAAATTTTGCTGAAGCGATCGCAGAAGGAAGAGGCAAGGCTCAGGCAGAAAGTTTAAAGCAGGCAAAAAAAGATGTCGTTGCGCATAAAGTTGCTTCAGTAGAAGACGCTGAGCTGAAAAAATTCAGCGAGGTCAAATCATCAGAGCTGAAAAAAGGCGACCTCGTTTACGTTTGTGCAAATGAACAAATTCCTATGGATGGCGATGTGATCGATGGAGCTGCCTCTGTTGATGAAAGTGCGATCACAGGAGAATCAGCACCAGTGATCAGAGAATCAGGAGGTGACCGAAGTGCAGTAACAGGAGGGACAACGGTCGTTTCTGACTATTTGGTGATCAAAGTAACAGCTGAAAATGGCGAATCTTTTTTAGACAAAATGATTTCTATGGTGGAAGGAACCGAACGTAAAAAGACACCAAATGAAATTGGTTTACAAATCATTTTGATCATGTTGACGATTATTTTTCTTGTTGTTTCGGCTACTTTACTGCCATTTACTAAATTTTCCAGTGAATTGGTTGGAAATGGCTCTGCATTAGCATTGACTGTGATCATCGCGTTATTGGTATGCTTGGCGCCGACAACGATCGGTGCATTAGTTTCTTCGATCGGGATCGCGGGCATGAGCCGTTTGAATAAAGAAAATGTGATCGCCATGAGCGGACGGGCAATCGAAGCGGCTGGAGATGTGGATATTTTATTACTAGATAAAACAGGAACGATCACCTTAGGGAATCGTCGCGCTAGTGAATTTATCCCTGTAGCAGGGGTGTCTGAATATGAACTGGCGGATGCAGCACAGCTTTCTTCTTTAGCGGATGAAACAGCCGAAGGTAGAAGCATCGTCATTTTAGCAAAGGAAAAATTTGATATCCGCGGACGTGAGCTTAATCATGTAGACGTTGAATTTATTGAGTTTACCGCTAAGACTAGAATGAGCGGCATCGATTATCAAGGGGATGAAATCCGTAAAGGTGCGGCTGATACAATGAAAAATTATGTGGAAGAAAAAGGCAATCAATACCCTGAAGAATGTGATCAGATCGTCCAACGTGTAGCCAACGAAGGCGGAACACCGTTAGTTGTTGTTAAAAACAATCAAGTATTTGGCGTGATTTATTTGAAAGATATCGTCAAAAACGGAGTAAAAGAAAAATTTGATGATCTACGTAAAATGGGGATCAAAACGATCATGATCACAGGGGACAATCCGATGACTGCTGCAGCAATTGCTGCAGAAGCTGGTGTAGATGACTTTCTGGCAGAAGCAACACCGGAAAATAAGATGAGCTTGATCCGTGATTATCAAGAAAAAGGGCACTTGGTTGCTATGACCGGAGATGGGACGAACGATGCGCCAGCGCTTGCTCAAGCAGATGTTGCTGTTGCGATGAATACAGGGACGCAAGCGGCTAAAGAAGCCGGTAATATGATCGATCTGGATTCCAGCCCGACGAAATTGATCAGTATTGTTAAGATCGGCAAACAGCTGTTGATGACACGTGGTGCATTGACGACCTTTAGCATCGCCAATGATATCGCAAAATATTTCGCGATCATCCCAGTGTTATTTTTCAGTATTTATCCTTCTTTAGAAGCGCTGAATATCATGAAACTGACAAATCCGACAACGGCTATTTTATCAGCGATCATCTATAATGCATTTATCATTGTAGCGTTGATCCCTCTTGCGTTGAAAGGCGTTCCCTATAAAGAAAAGCCAGCTAGTCAAATTTTGCGTCACAACTTGCTGGTATATGGTTTAGGCGGAGTAGTCGCACCGTTTGTTGCGATCAAATTGATCGACCTTTGTCTCACATTTTTATTGTATTAGTTCGTAGTTTATATAAAGAGGAGAGAAAAAAGTGAAAAAAACAATGATTGCCTCATTAAAGAGTCTCGTAGTATTCACCCTATTGTGCGGTGTGTTTTATACAGCAGCTGTCACTGCGTTCGGTCAAGTGCTTTTTTCATCTCAGGCTAATGGCAGTTTAGTAAAAACAGAAAAAGCAGGGAAAAAGCAGATCATCGGCTCCAAATTGATTGGACAAGAGTTTTCAGCGGATAAATATTTACATGGACGACCAACGACAGTCAGTCAGCTTTCGCCAGTATCAAAAGAACAACAAAAATTGATTGATGAAAGAATCGAACAAGCAGATTCAAAAGAAGTCCCGATCGAACTAGTCACCGCTTCAGCGAGTGGTGTCGATCCAGAAATCTCGCTCGATGCTGCAATGCTTCAGGTTTCACGAATCGCCTCAGCGAGAACGATGAAAAAAGAAGAGGTCCGTGATATAATCAAACAAAATATCACGGGGCTCAAAATCGGACCAGCAGACTCAAGACGGATCAATGTGTTAGGCGTCAATCAAATGCTGGATGAGGCTAAATAAAGGATGGTATCAACGTGACTGAGGAACGGTTAGATCCAGAATACTTATTAGAGAAATGGAAGAAAAACGAACAAAGCCTGAGGTCTGGTAGACTGAAGGTTTTCTTCGGTTATGCTGCAGGGGTAGGAAAAACTTATGCTATGCTGAAAGAAGCGCATGAGCAACAAGCAGAAGGAAAGACAGTCGTCGTGGGGTATGTAGAACCTCACGCTAGACCTGAGACAGAAGCCTTGGTCAAAGGGCTTCCCATTATGCCGACTAAAAAGTATACCTACAAAGGAATCACGATCCGAGAGTTTGATGTAGATGCTGCTCTAAAAGAAAAGCCGGATCTTATTTTAGTGGATGAATTGGCTCATACAAATGCTGTGGGCGCCCGCAACAAAAAAAGATACCAGGATATCGAAGAATTATTGAAAGCTGGAATCGATGTTTATACGACAGTCAATGTTCAGCATATCGAAAGCCTGAATGATATCGTTGAACAAGTAACAGGTGTTCATATTTCCGAAACAGTTCCAGATACTTTTTTTGAAACAAGTGCTTTAAAAGTCGTTGATATTGAAACAGAAGAGCTTTTAGAGCGTCTAAAACAAGGGAAGATCTATCATTCAGAAAACGCCAAAAAAGCGATGGCGAACTTTTTTACCTCGGACAATCTCACACTGTTAAGAGGACTTGCCATACGTAAAGCCTCCGATCATATCAATACGACAAATCAACAGGAAACGCAAAAGAGTACAGGAATCCATTCTAAATTACTAACAGTTATTGATGAGAAAAATCCTGAAATGACTAAAAAATGTTTACGTTGGACCGCTCGATTAGCACAAGCATTGGGGACTGAGTGGATTGCATTGGAAATTTTAGAAGATTTGTCTGAGCATTCCGAGTCAGAAAACGCAAAATTAGCAACGAAATTAGGCGGTGAAGTGGTCACTTTAGAAAGTGATAATCAAAGAGCTACGATCATCCAGTATGTCAAAATGCGCGGTGTCACGGATCTTGTGATGGGGAAAGTCATCAATCGCTCTCGTTTCATTCGCTTGTATCGGCCGGATCTAGAAGATGAGCTTGTTTCATTCATCCCGGATGTGGACATCCATTTAGTGCCTTATCAGTCAAATAAGTATCTTTTGAATAAATATGCTGCAAAGAAAAAAAATCTGAATACCGTTTTCACTTGGAAAGATTTTTATATGACACTGGGGTTGTTGGCGATGGCGACCATTTTATCAGAATTAGGTTCGTACTTTCATATCGGCGACCAAAATCTGATTCTGATCTACATCTTATTTGTATTATTGGTAGCTAGAGCCACAACGGGTTATTTATGGACAGCGATAGCATCGATTGCTAGTGTGCTGATGTTCAATTGGTTTTTTGTAGCGCCGCTTTATTCATTGACAGTCTATAAACAAGGCTACCCATTGACCCTCTTTTTTATGCTTTTGGTTGCTTTGTTAGTCAGTAATTTGATGATGCAGATCAAAAAACAGGCTTTTTATGCGATGAAACGTGAACATCAGTTGGAAATTTTATACGAGCTAAATAAAAAATACTTAGTAACTCATGATCAAAAAGAAATTCTAGCAACAACTGCCGACTATCTATCGAACATGCTGGATCGTGAAGTCGTGCTGTATGACGAACAGGAAGTCAAAGAACCAAATGGCGCACCGATCAAAGGGCCGTTAAGAAGTTTGGAAGAATTGGCAGTCGCAAATTGGGTCTTTGTCAATCAAAAGCAGGCTGGTTATGGAACTGATACATTGATGGGAGCTAAAGCACTCTATTTACCAGTATTATCAAATGGTGCTACCTTAGCTGTGATCGGTATTGAAAAAAGTAAAGAGAACCCGATCACGGATGAAATCATTAGCTTCCTAGAGTTGATCTCGACACAGTTGGCACTTGCCCTCGAACAAAATATACTCACCTCAGAGCGTCAGCAAATCTTATTTGAAAGTGAAAAAGAACGAATGCGTGGAAATTTGTTGCGGGCGATCTCACATGATCTGCGTACACCGCTCACAGGGATTTCGGGCTCAGTTGAAGCTATTCTTGCAGAAGATAAAAGCACTTTACTGCCTACAGAAACGAAACAAAAACTACTGGTCGGAATCAAAGAGGATGCAGACTGGTTGATTCGTATGGTAGAAAATCTATTATCGATCACTCGGATCAATGAGGAAACTATGAAAGTCGCAAAACGTAAAGAAGCGGTTGAAGAAGTTGTTGCTTCAGCGATTCAGCGAATTAGAAAAAGCTATCCAACAAGTGAGATCAAGGTTTCTTTACCAGAAGAATTTATTTTAGTACCGATGGATTCTATTTTGATCGAACAAGTGCTTTTTAATTTGATGGAAAATGCTATTCGTCATTCCAATTGCCAATCAGCGATTTTTGTGACGATCTCACTAGCTGAAAATGATGCTGTATTCGAAGTGGCAGATCAAGGACAGGGCTTGACTTCAGAACAGCTAAAAGGTCTATTCAGCGGAATGAACCAGCAAAGTACACCCGTCGATTCAAAAAATGGCATGGGCATCGGATTATCCATTGTAAAAACGATCATCTTAGCACACGATGGGACACTAAACGCCGGCAATCGACCACAAAGGGGCGCATTCTTTACCTTTACACTCCCTCTGGAAAGAAAGGAGCAACTATAAATGGCAACGATTTTAATCATAGAAGATGACGATGTAATTGCAGAGTTTATGGGCGCCGTTTTAGAAAAAGAAAAACACACGATCTATATCGCACGCTCGGCTCTTGAAGGCTTGTCGACGTATCGAATGTGGCCTGTCGATTTGATTTTGCTGGACCTTGGCTTGCCAGATCAAGATGGGATGGATGTATTGAAAAGCATTCGGGCAGCCTCCTCTATACCGATCATCATTATTTCAGCTCGGGATCATGAGGATCATAAGGTAGAAGCCTTAGATCTTGGAGCTGATGACTATATCACCAAGCCGTTTGGCACTCCTGAGCTTTTGGCTAGGATCAGAACAGCCTTGCGTCATGCGGCGGCTCATTCGAATACACAAGAAGTTAAACAAATCATAAATGGAGATTTGTGTATCGATATTGAACATCATCAAGTGACAAAACGAGGACAAATCATTCACTTGACGCCAAACGAATACAAGATCATCCAAGTCTTAGGTGAAAATATGGGAAAGGTTTTGACACACACCTTTATTTCTCAAAAAGTTTGGGGACCATACAGCAATGAAAGCCAGACGCTAAGAGTCAATATGTCGAATATTCGTAAAAAGATCGAAGAAAATCCAGTAGAACCGGAATATATTTTAACTGAGATAGGGATCGG from Enterococcus sp. 9D6_DIV0238 includes:
- the kdpA gene encoding potassium-transporting ATPase subunit KdpA; protein product: MSTILIQQFFFFIVLIGLAIPLGVYMNKVMTGQKTFMTRILAPVETKIYQFLGSPAQKAMTAKQYGASVVFFSLFSFLLLMGMLVTQGFLPLNPEKMPGMNVSLAFNTAASFVTNTNWQAYAGEESLSIFSQAFGLTVQNFVSAGVGIAVLFVLLRGFVNRTTKQIGNFWQDLTRIILYVLLPLSFIVSLLLISQGAVQTFAGSVETTSLELGEKIFLPLGTVASQVAIKQLGTNGGGYYGGNSAYPFENPNLISNFIENISILLIPAALIVAFGLFVKDWKQGRTIMIVSLGFLIAALIGVTLSEYYGPQFQQVIGQMNLEGKETRFGIGWSSLWAVSTTAASNGSVNAMLDSFTPLGGLLPMFLMQLGEIIFGGAGSGLYGMIVFILLAIFIAGLLVGRTPEYLGKKIEPFDMKMVCLVILTPLLLTLIGTMLFILNPQAMSWLGNQGPHGFSEILYAFSSLANNNGSAFAGLTVDTPFMNLLGGVIMILSRFIPMLAVIYLASNLGKKKIVATGSGSLSTTNATFVTMLIIVILVVGALSFLPAMALGPIAEHFITK
- the kdpB gene encoding potassium-transporting ATPase subunit KdpB — protein: MKKTQSKRTVYLDALRSSFKKLAPAVQIKNPVMLVVYLGAMLTTVLYILTFTGYTDTEPFFILAIALILWLTILFANFAEAIAEGRGKAQAESLKQAKKDVVAHKVASVEDAELKKFSEVKSSELKKGDLVYVCANEQIPMDGDVIDGAASVDESAITGESAPVIRESGGDRSAVTGGTTVVSDYLVIKVTAENGESFLDKMISMVEGTERKKTPNEIGLQIILIMLTIIFLVVSATLLPFTKFSSELVGNGSALALTVIIALLVCLAPTTIGALVSSIGIAGMSRLNKENVIAMSGRAIEAAGDVDILLLDKTGTITLGNRRASEFIPVAGVSEYELADAAQLSSLADETAEGRSIVILAKEKFDIRGRELNHVDVEFIEFTAKTRMSGIDYQGDEIRKGAADTMKNYVEEKGNQYPEECDQIVQRVANEGGTPLVVVKNNQVFGVIYLKDIVKNGVKEKFDDLRKMGIKTIMITGDNPMTAAAIAAEAGVDDFLAEATPENKMSLIRDYQEKGHLVAMTGDGTNDAPALAQADVAVAMNTGTQAAKEAGNMIDLDSSPTKLISIVKIGKQLLMTRGALTTFSIANDIAKYFAIIPVLFFSIYPSLEALNIMKLTNPTTAILSAIIYNAFIIVALIPLALKGVPYKEKPASQILRHNLLVYGLGGVVAPFVAIKLIDLCLTFLLY
- the kdpF gene encoding K(+)-transporting ATPase subunit F produces the protein MTIISGIIAALLLIYLFYQLLWGDQQ
- a CDS encoding sensor histidine kinase, with amino-acid sequence MTEERLDPEYLLEKWKKNEQSLRSGRLKVFFGYAAGVGKTYAMLKEAHEQQAEGKTVVVGYVEPHARPETEALVKGLPIMPTKKYTYKGITIREFDVDAALKEKPDLILVDELAHTNAVGARNKKRYQDIEELLKAGIDVYTTVNVQHIESLNDIVEQVTGVHISETVPDTFFETSALKVVDIETEELLERLKQGKIYHSENAKKAMANFFTSDNLTLLRGLAIRKASDHINTTNQQETQKSTGIHSKLLTVIDEKNPEMTKKCLRWTARLAQALGTEWIALEILEDLSEHSESENAKLATKLGGEVVTLESDNQRATIIQYVKMRGVTDLVMGKVINRSRFIRLYRPDLEDELVSFIPDVDIHLVPYQSNKYLLNKYAAKKKNLNTVFTWKDFYMTLGLLAMATILSELGSYFHIGDQNLILIYILFVLLVARATTGYLWTAIASIASVLMFNWFFVAPLYSLTVYKQGYPLTLFFMLLVALLVSNLMMQIKKQAFYAMKREHQLEILYELNKKYLVTHDQKEILATTADYLSNMLDREVVLYDEQEVKEPNGAPIKGPLRSLEELAVANWVFVNQKQAGYGTDTLMGAKALYLPVLSNGATLAVIGIEKSKENPITDEIISFLELISTQLALALEQNILTSERQQILFESEKERMRGNLLRAISHDLRTPLTGISGSVEAILAEDKSTLLPTETKQKLLVGIKEDADWLIRMVENLLSITRINEETMKVAKRKEAVEEVVASAIQRIRKSYPTSEIKVSLPEEFILVPMDSILIEQVLFNLMENAIRHSNCQSAIFVTISLAENDAVFEVADQGQGLTSEQLKGLFSGMNQQSTPVDSKNGMGIGLSIVKTIILAHDGTLNAGNRPQRGAFFTFTLPLERKEQL
- a CDS encoding potassium-transporting ATPase subunit C, which gives rise to MKKTMIASLKSLVVFTLLCGVFYTAAVTAFGQVLFSSQANGSLVKTEKAGKKQIIGSKLIGQEFSADKYLHGRPTTVSQLSPVSKEQQKLIDERIEQADSKEVPIELVTASASGVDPEISLDAAMLQVSRIASARTMKKEEVRDIIKQNITGLKIGPADSRRINVLGVNQMLDEAK
- a CDS encoding type I toxin-antitoxin system Fst family toxin; translated protein: MLLAFLCPLLVGILLALFEYWLNNRKKK
- a CDS encoding glutathione peroxidase gives rise to the protein MSIYDYQVKTTDNDTVSLEKYKGKVLLIVNTATGCGFTPQYEGLEKLYKEYKEQGFEILDFPCNQFGHQAPGTNQEISDFCQLTYQTTFETFGKIDVNGENADPLYAFLKGEKGGLLGGAIKWNFTKFLVDREGKVVKRFAPTVEPEKIAGDIEKLM
- a CDS encoding response regulator, with the translated sequence MATILIIEDDDVIAEFMGAVLEKEKHTIYIARSALEGLSTYRMWPVDLILLDLGLPDQDGMDVLKSIRAASSIPIIIISARDHEDHKVEALDLGADDYITKPFGTPELLARIRTALRHAAAHSNTQEVKQIINGDLCIDIEHHQVTKRGQIIHLTPNEYKIIQVLGENMGKVLTHTFISQKVWGPYSNESQTLRVNMSNIRKKIEENPVEPEYILTEIGIGYRMLETKKAVD